GTCTGTGATGGCAGTCCATACGGACGCAATGACGGATACCACGATTACAGGGTTGCAGATAGCATCATATAACGCTTGCCCTAGTGATTTCCACGTGGTCATATCTGACCACTGTAATCCTAGCCCTACTAGGATAGGGCTTACAATGGCAATTATGATTTGAGCCCACCATACAGGGTTTTTTAGCCTTACTTTCCAGTTAATGTTCATTGTCATCCGCTCCTTCTAAATCTAGTGGTAATTTAGTTACCCTAGTGTATAATTCTGTACCCGTACCATTTCCTCCTAGGCTGTGGTAGCTGCGGTATAGGTATTCCACGTTTTTCAGGGCGTTTGGGGTAATTGTCCCTTGCCCTAAATAATATTGGCATAGCTGGTATAACCTATCGTGGAGTATTGCCAGTATGCCATCTTTGACCTGCTCGTGTTCCTCCACCTTACGGGCTAGCTTGCGGTATCCTGCCGAAAGCATTGCGGTTATCACTGTCGCAAGCCCTCCAAACAAAAATTCCGCCCAATATTCAGCGATAAAGTCCACTTATTCTACCACCTCCCACGCTTGGGGGTATTCGCCGGGACTAAAATTTGTGTCCTGTCTACATCTGTACACATTGCCGTCCTCCCAAATTGCATACTCATCAATATGATACATATCATGGGAGCCCTGCACCGGCACAAACGGGCGGGCTGTTTCGGGACTTGTCCCATGAAGCGGCCGCCAGAAGGTATACCATGCTGGGTTATCTGGTGTGATATCAGGGTTGGATGCTGTATCGTGGGATTGATAACACTCCCACGTCTGACCTTTAGCGTTGCATATATCGCTGGATAGGTGATTTCCTTCCGCCCATACTGGGTACAACCCTGATAACTCTAATTTTTGAGTATCGTTTTCTGGTTTTATTGTGTCCAGTAGTATACTAGCTAGCACCTGTGCGGATTGCTCTGCGCTTGGTATATATTTATCATTAAGCCAAGTGGATTCTCCAGCTTCATAGATTTTAATCGCATCATCCATTGGATGTGTTGTTTCTGGGATAGTAATACCATCTATCCATTCATCCGATGGATCAACCTCTATTGGTTGCACTGTCGCATCGTCATATCTATCACTGTATTGGTTTGCTTCCTGTTTGTCTACACAATAATACTGTTTATGTTGTTCGTCCTCTTGCCAAGCAACAACATACCG
This is a stretch of genomic DNA from Clostridium facile. It encodes these proteins:
- a CDS encoding phage holin, producing the protein MNINWKVRLKNPVWWAQIIIAIVSPILVGLGLQWSDMTTWKSLGQALYDAICNPVIVVSVIASVWTAITDPTTKGTSDSTQALTYTQPKQD